From the genome of Pseudomonas sp. TMP9, one region includes:
- the uca gene encoding urea carboxylase: MFNKLLIANRGAIACRILRTLRALDVQGVAVYSEADAASLHIQQADEAFSLGEGPAAGTYLMVEKILAVAKQTGATAIHPGYGFLSENAAFAEACEAACIAFVGPTPEQLRVFGLKHTARALAKQHGVPMLEGTDLLENLEAALIAGDEVGYPVMLKSTAGGGGIGMRVCNSAAELSDAFDAVKRLGQNNFSDSGVFIEKYIQRARHLEVQVFGDGQGEVLALGVRDCSVQRRNQKVLEETPAPNLPTGMAEELCAAAIKLAKAVNYRSAGTVEFVYDSEAARFYFLEVNTRLQVEHGVTEQVWGVDLVRWMIELAAGDLAPLSQLSEGLKASGHAIQARLYAEDPGRDFQPSPGLLTAVDFPAADGKALRIDTWVEAGCEIPPYFDPMIAKVIAWAPTRDQASAALSQALADTVLYGVESNRDYIRQILVDAPFASGHPWTRCLEGLAYQATTFEVLSAGTQTTVQDYPGRLGYWAVGVPPSGPMDSRALRLGNRLLGNEEGAAALEITMSGPLLRFNTDAVIAVTGAPIPLSIDGAEQNMNSALLIKAGSTLSLGTISGAGARSYLCLRGGLQVPDYLGSKSTFTLGQFGGHGGRALRAGDVLHIPALVDQDAGAQLPAELCTALPAVREIRVIYGPHGAPEYFTEGYIDTFFATAWEVHFNSSRTGVRLIGPKPEWVRDSGGEAGLHPSNIHDNPYAIGAVDFTGDMPVILGPDGPSLGGFVCPVTIIEADLWQLGQLKAGDKLKFVPVDIATARQLARVQNEEAQTLVARMQSRTDVSPASRIASGLQSPIILDIGEADKRLVARLSGDTHLLLEIGAPELDLVLRFRGHALMQALEAKNLNGVTDLTPGIRSLQVHYQPETLALNDLLDIVAGEWDAVCNTQDLKVPSRIVHLPLSWDDPACQLAIEKYMTTVRKDAPWCPSNLEFIRRINDLPNLDEVYKTVFDASYLVMGLGDVYLGAPVATPLDPRHRLVTTKYNPARTWTAENSVGIGGAYMCVYGMEGPGGYQFVGRTLQMWNRYREVAAFNGKPWLLRFFDQIRFYPVSADELTRIRRDFPLGRYDLCIEDSELKLADYQTFLNAEAEGIEAFRQQQRAAFDAERQRWIASGQAHFEVEDRGPDMGEDAPLGAGLHSIESHIAGNLWQVQVEEGATVKAGDVLVILESMKMEIPLLAPRDGIIREVRVQPGSPIRAGQRVVVLAEA; encoded by the coding sequence ATGTTTAACAAATTGCTGATCGCCAACCGTGGCGCCATTGCCTGCCGCATCCTGCGCACCCTGCGTGCCCTCGATGTTCAGGGCGTAGCCGTCTACTCCGAAGCCGACGCCGCCAGCCTGCATATCCAGCAGGCCGATGAAGCCTTTAGCCTCGGTGAAGGCCCAGCCGCCGGCACCTACCTGATGGTCGAGAAGATTCTCGCTGTGGCCAAGCAGACTGGCGCCACCGCCATCCATCCCGGTTACGGCTTTCTCTCGGAAAACGCCGCCTTCGCCGAAGCCTGCGAAGCGGCCTGCATTGCCTTTGTCGGCCCCACGCCCGAGCAACTGCGCGTATTCGGCCTCAAGCACACCGCCCGCGCCCTGGCCAAGCAGCACGGCGTGCCGATGCTGGAAGGCACCGACCTGTTGGAAAACCTCGAAGCGGCCCTGATTGCCGGCGACGAAGTCGGCTACCCGGTGATGCTAAAAAGCACCGCCGGCGGTGGCGGCATCGGCATGCGCGTGTGCAACAGCGCCGCCGAACTGAGTGATGCCTTCGACGCGGTCAAACGCCTGGGGCAAAACAACTTCAGCGACAGCGGCGTGTTTATCGAGAAGTACATCCAGCGCGCCCGCCACCTGGAAGTGCAGGTGTTCGGCGACGGCCAAGGTGAAGTCCTGGCCCTTGGCGTGCGCGACTGTTCGGTGCAGCGCCGCAATCAAAAAGTGCTGGAAGAAACGCCCGCGCCCAACCTGCCGACTGGTATGGCCGAGGAGCTCTGCGCCGCCGCGATCAAGCTGGCCAAGGCGGTCAACTACCGCAGCGCCGGCACCGTCGAATTTGTCTACGATAGCGAGGCTGCGCGCTTCTACTTCCTTGAGGTCAACACCCGCCTGCAAGTCGAACACGGCGTGACCGAACAAGTGTGGGGCGTCGATCTGGTGCGCTGGATGATCGAGTTGGCAGCCGGTGACCTGGCGCCACTTAGTCAATTGAGCGAGGGCTTGAAAGCCAGCGGCCACGCGATTCAGGCACGGCTGTATGCCGAAGACCCGGGCCGCGATTTCCAGCCAAGCCCGGGCTTGCTCACCGCCGTGGACTTCCCCGCTGCCGATGGCAAAGCGCTGCGCATCGACACCTGGGTCGAAGCCGGCTGCGAGATTCCGCCCTACTTCGACCCGATGATTGCCAAGGTCATCGCCTGGGCACCCACCCGCGATCAAGCCAGCGCCGCACTCAGCCAGGCCCTCGCTGATACAGTGCTATACGGTGTGGAATCCAACCGCGACTACATTCGTCAAATCCTTGTCGACGCACCGTTCGCCAGCGGCCACCCCTGGACCCGCTGCTTGGAAGGGCTGGCTTATCAGGCCACGACCTTCGAGGTGCTGTCCGCCGGCACCCAAACCACCGTGCAGGACTACCCCGGCCGTCTCGGCTACTGGGCCGTTGGCGTGCCACCGTCTGGGCCAATGGACAGCCGTGCCCTGCGCTTGGGCAACCGCCTGCTGGGTAACGAAGAAGGCGCCGCTGCGCTGGAAATCACCATGAGCGGGCCGCTGCTGCGCTTCAATACTGATGCGGTCATCGCCGTCACCGGCGCGCCCATTCCGTTGAGCATCGACGGTGCCGAGCAGAATATGAACAGCGCGCTGCTGATCAAAGCCGGCAGCACCCTTAGCCTCGGCACCATCTCAGGCGCAGGCGCACGCAGCTACCTGTGCCTGCGCGGCGGCCTGCAAGTGCCGGACTATTTGGGCAGTAAAAGTACCTTCACCCTCGGCCAGTTCGGCGGCCATGGTGGCCGCGCCCTGCGTGCCGGCGACGTGCTGCATATCCCGGCATTGGTTGACCAGGATGCAGGCGCGCAACTCCCTGCAGAGCTCTGTACCGCACTACCGGCGGTGCGCGAAATCCGCGTGATCTACGGTCCCCATGGCGCACCGGAATACTTCACCGAAGGCTACATCGACACCTTCTTCGCCACCGCCTGGGAAGTGCACTTCAACTCCAGCCGCACCGGCGTGCGCCTGATCGGCCCGAAACCTGAGTGGGTACGCGACAGCGGCGGCGAAGCCGGCCTGCACCCCTCCAATATCCACGACAACCCGTATGCCATCGGCGCGGTGGACTTCACCGGCGACATGCCCGTCATCCTCGGCCCCGACGGCCCGAGCCTGGGCGGTTTCGTGTGCCCAGTAACCATCATCGAGGCCGACCTCTGGCAACTCGGCCAGCTCAAGGCGGGCGATAAGCTCAAGTTTGTACCGGTGGATATCGCCACCGCGCGGCAGCTGGCTAGGGTGCAAAACGAAGAGGCTCAGACCCTCGTAGCCCGGATGCAATCCAGGACAGATGTGTCGCCGGCTTCCCGGATTGCATCCGGGCTACAGAGCCCCATTATTCTCGACATCGGTGAAGCCGACAAACGCTTGGTCGCGCGCCTTTCCGGCGACACCCACCTGCTGCTTGAAATCGGCGCGCCCGAGCTGGACTTGGTGCTGCGCTTCCGTGGTCATGCATTGATGCAGGCGCTGGAAGCCAAGAACCTCAATGGCGTGACTGATCTCACTCCTGGCATTCGCTCGCTGCAAGTGCACTATCAGCCCGAGACGTTGGCGCTGAATGATCTGCTCGACATCGTTGCCGGTGAATGGGACGCCGTGTGCAACACCCAAGACCTTAAGGTGCCATCACGCATCGTGCATTTACCGCTGTCGTGGGACGACCCGGCCTGTCAGTTAGCGATAGAGAAATATATGACCACCGTGCGCAAGGACGCCCCTTGGTGCCCGAGCAATCTGGAATTTATCCGCCGCATCAACGACCTGCCTAATCTGGACGAAGTCTACAAAACCGTCTTCGACGCCAGCTATCTGGTGATGGGCCTGGGTGATGTCTACCTCGGCGCACCCGTGGCCACGCCATTGGACCCACGGCATCGCCTGGTGACCACCAAATACAACCCGGCCCGCACCTGGACCGCCGAGAACTCGGTGGGCATCGGCGGCGCCTATATGTGCGTGTACGGCATGGAAGGCCCCGGCGGTTACCAGTTCGTCGGCCGCACGCTGCAAATGTGGAACCGCTACCGCGAAGTCGCCGCCTTCAACGGCAAGCCTTGGCTGCTGCGCTTCTTCGATCAGATTCGTTTCTACCCGGTCAGCGCCGACGAACTCACCCGCATCCGCCGCGACTTCCCGCTGGGCCGTTATGACCTGTGCATCGAAGACAGCGAGCTGAAGCTGGCCGACTACCAAACCTTCCTTAACGCCGAAGCCGAAGGCATCGAAGCCTTCCGCCAGCAGCAACGTGCGGCGTTTGATGCCGAACGCCAGCGCTGGATTGCCTCCGGTCAGGCGCACTTCGAAGTGGAGGATAGAGGCCCGGACATGGGCGAAGACGCACCGCTCGGGGCCGGTCTGCACAGCATCGAAAGCCATATCGCCGGCAACCTCTGGCAGGTGCAGGTCGAAGAAGGCGCAACAGTCAAAGCCGGCGATGTGCTGGTGATACTGGAGTCGATGAAGATGGAAATCCCCCTGCTCGCCCCACGTGACGGCATTATCCGCGAGGTGCGCGTGCAACCCGGCTCGCCCATCCGCGCCGGACAACGCGTGGTGGTATTGGCAGAGGCCTAA
- a CDS encoding diguanylate cyclase — MPKPSSLTRQWPLIALLLVLLGCGFLATSLASYYAALDSIREGIINTELPLTSDNVYSEIQKDLVRPILISSMMSRDTYVRDWVIAGEQDAEQITRYLREVQEHYATVTSFFVSEKTHTYYQAKGVLKQVKEAEPRDAWYFRVRDMQAPYEINVDVDLANNDRMTVFINYKVFDFQHRFIGATGVGLTVDAVVKLIDTYQQRYNRSVFFVDTEGRLVLTGASGGPMGAHIGQSLSDIPGLEALMAKLPKPQSGDYEYQEQGRDHFLNVRFIPELNWYLFVDKLEDGAVAGIRKSLYLNLLICLVVTSLIIGIVSLALRRYQRRISALATTDSLTALPNRRGFDLLASQAVQEAWRNSSALCALILDLDNFKQLNDSHGHMAGDEVLRSFAHHLRNTVRQSDIICRWGGEEFILLLKDTTPEQARELGEKIRLQTEQTLIRFNTVDLQITTSIGLAQLQADESLEQLITRADRALYRAKQSGRNRLCEEVT; from the coding sequence ATGCCGAAGCCATCCTCCCTAACGCGCCAATGGCCCTTAATTGCGCTGCTGCTGGTATTGCTTGGTTGTGGCTTCCTCGCTACATCATTAGCCAGCTATTACGCCGCCCTCGACTCGATCCGTGAAGGGATCATCAACACCGAACTGCCACTGACCTCGGATAACGTCTATTCGGAAATACAAAAAGATTTGGTCAGGCCCATCTTGATTTCCTCGATGATGTCGCGCGACACGTATGTGCGTGATTGGGTGATTGCTGGCGAGCAGGATGCCGAGCAAATCACCCGTTACCTGCGCGAGGTGCAGGAGCACTACGCCACGGTCACCAGTTTCTTCGTTTCCGAAAAAACCCACACGTACTACCAAGCCAAAGGCGTGCTCAAGCAGGTTAAAGAAGCCGAACCCCGCGACGCTTGGTACTTTCGCGTGCGTGACATGCAGGCCCCCTATGAGATCAATGTTGATGTTGACCTGGCCAACAACGACCGTATGACCGTGTTTATCAACTACAAAGTGTTCGATTTTCAACATCGCTTTATCGGCGCAACCGGGGTCGGCCTGACCGTGGATGCAGTGGTTAAGTTGATCGATACCTACCAGCAGCGCTACAACCGCAGCGTGTTTTTTGTCGACACCGAAGGCCGTTTAGTCCTCACCGGTGCCAGCGGTGGACCGATGGGCGCGCATATTGGCCAATCGCTCAGCGATATTCCTGGGCTGGAAGCGCTGATGGCCAAGTTGCCAAAGCCGCAAAGTGGTGATTACGAATACCAGGAGCAAGGCCGCGATCACTTTCTCAATGTGCGCTTTATCCCTGAGCTGAATTGGTACCTGTTTGTCGACAAATTAGAAGACGGCGCCGTCGCCGGCATTCGTAAGTCGCTGTACCTCAATTTGCTGATCTGCCTGGTCGTTACGAGCCTAATCATCGGTATCGTCAGTTTAGCGCTGCGCCGTTATCAGCGGCGAATCAGCGCTCTGGCCACCACCGACTCGCTTACCGCACTGCCCAACCGCCGTGGCTTTGACCTGTTAGCCAGCCAAGCGGTACAGGAGGCCTGGCGTAATTCAAGTGCGCTGTGCGCGCTGATACTCGACCTGGACAACTTCAAACAACTTAACGACAGCCACGGCCATATGGCCGGTGATGAAGTATTGCGCAGTTTTGCCCACCACCTGCGTAACACCGTGCGCCAGTCCGACATCATCTGCCGATGGGGCGGTGAGGAATTTATCCTGCTGCTCAAAGACACCACACCCGAACAGGCCCGCGAGCTGGGCGAGAAAATCCGCCTGCAAACCGAGCAAACCCTTATCCGCTTCAACACCGTCGACCTGCAGATCACCACCAGCATTGGCTTGGCGCAACTGCAAGCAGATGAATCGCTTGAGCAGTTGATCACCCGCGCCGACCGCGCGCTGTACCGGGCTAAACAAAGCGGCCGCAACCGCCTGTGTGAAGAGGTCACGTGA
- a CDS encoding urea amidolyase associated protein UAAP2, protein MSLTESTLISSNKEAETAVYRAVIAAGEPFLCEVKAGQTLRLLDMQGNQAVDTLFFSAKNPRERFDPQRTLRKQNNVYLTTGTVLYSNLGNPLLTISADTCGRHDTLGGACAQESNTVRYALDTRYMHSCRDNFLRASLHDGRLEKRDIGANINFFMNVPVTPEGGLTFEDGISAPGKYVELIAHMDVIVLISNCPQLNNPCNGYNPTPAEVLVWD, encoded by the coding sequence ATGTCTCTAACCGAAAGCACCCTTATCTCCAGTAACAAAGAGGCTGAAACCGCCGTTTACCGCGCTGTGATCGCGGCCGGCGAACCGTTCCTCTGCGAAGTCAAAGCCGGGCAAACCCTGCGCTTGCTGGATATGCAAGGCAACCAGGCGGTCGACACCCTATTTTTTAGCGCGAAGAACCCGCGCGAGCGCTTCGATCCGCAGCGCACCCTGCGCAAACAGAACAACGTGTACCTGACCACCGGCACCGTTCTGTACTCCAACCTAGGCAACCCGCTGCTGACCATCAGCGCCGATACCTGTGGCCGGCACGACACCTTGGGCGGCGCCTGCGCGCAAGAAAGCAACACAGTCAGATACGCACTCGACACGCGCTACATGCACAGCTGCCGCGACAACTTCCTGCGCGCCAGCCTGCACGACGGTCGCCTTGAGAAGCGCGACATCGGCGCCAACATCAACTTCTTTATGAACGTACCGGTCACGCCCGAAGGCGGTCTGACCTTCGAGGATGGCATCTCCGCGCCGGGCAAATACGTTGAGCTGATCGCGCACATGGACGTCATCGTGCTGATCTCCAACTGCCCGCAGCTGAATAACCCCTGCAACGGCTACAACCCGACCCCAGCCGAGGTGCTGGTTTGGGATTGA
- a CDS encoding cysteine-rich CWC family protein yields the protein MTDTATLCPCCGQLNRCAQATADAPVSQCWCFSVKVDAQQLANLPPEQRNRSCLCPRCAQGLPPDSPLLAD from the coding sequence GTGACTGATACGGCCACTCTTTGCCCCTGCTGCGGGCAACTCAACCGCTGCGCCCAGGCCACAGCCGATGCGCCAGTCAGCCAGTGTTGGTGCTTTAGCGTAAAGGTAGATGCCCAGCAATTGGCTAACCTGCCGCCCGAGCAGCGCAACCGCAGCTGCCTGTGCCCACGCTGCGCCCAAGGCCTGCCACCTGATTCGCCGCTCCTGGCGGA